A stretch of Ranitomeya variabilis isolate aRanVar5 chromosome 3, aRanVar5.hap1, whole genome shotgun sequence DNA encodes these proteins:
- the MIX23 gene encoding protein MIX23, translating into MAAPSGEVSCEDFTEFQEILRVMRTIDDRIVHELNTTVPTVSFAGKIDASQTCRQLYESLLAAHRSREKTIKSCISQTSITVNSFQEERKRNPDNLAVMRQLRKEQTKLKLLQSELNVEEVVNDRSWKVFSERCRLHYKPPKEQ; encoded by the exons atggcggcgcccagtggagaGGTGAGCTGCGAGGATTTCACCGAGTTCCAG GAAATCCTCCGGGTGATGAGGACGATAGACGACCGGATCGTCCACGAGCTGAACACGACCGTCCCCACTGTGTCCTTCGCTGGAAAGATCGATGCCAGTCAGACGTGCCGGCAGCTGTATGAGTCT ctCCTCGCCGCTCACCGCTCTCGGGAAAAGACCATAAAGAGCTGCATATCTCAGACGTCCATTACTGTGAATAGCTTccaggaggagagaaagaggaacCCGGACAACCTGGCGGTAATGAGGCAGCTCAGGAAGGAGCAGACCAAG tTGAAGCTTCTGCAATCTGAGCTGAATGTGGAGGAAGTGGTGAACGACCGGAGCTGGAAG GTTTTCAGCGAGCGCTGTCGACTGCACTACAAGCCCCCAAAGGAGCAGTAA
- the LOC143814950 gene encoding cystatin-B-like yields MALCGGLGSAKPATEAVQALCDQVKAEVEEKHGKKYPKFEAVEYKTQLVAGTNFFVKVLIGDEEYIHLRMYQTLPHAGEKLSLSASQVGKTKADEIVHFQ; encoded by the exons ATGGCGCTGTGCGGGGGACTCGGGAGCGCGAAGCCGGCGACGGAGGCAGTGCAGGCGCTGTGCGACCAG GTGAAGGCCGAGGTGGAAGAGAAACACGGCAAGAAATACCCCAAGTTTGAGGCCGTCGAGTACAAGACACAGTTGGTTGCTGGGACCAACTTCTTCGTTAAG GTCCTTATCGGAGATGAGGAGTACATCCACCTGCGCATGTACCAGACCCTGCCCCACGCCGGGGAGAAGCTGAGCCTTTCTGCCTCCCAGGTTGGGAAGACAAAGGCGGATGAAATTGTCCACTTCCAATAA